A stretch of Alkalicella caledoniensis DNA encodes these proteins:
- a CDS encoding GNAT family N-acetyltransferase: MHIRKLEVSDSAAYLEMLNKLDQETSFMLFEPGERSMTEDEIIARVNNKGSETFVVADKGELGGFISISRGFAKRINHMGYVVMGILKTHQGRGLGTKLFGEVINWAKENGITRLELTVMTHNTAALALYKKMGFLVEGTRKKAMKVEGKYVDEYYMGKII, translated from the coding sequence ATGCACATTAGGAAACTAGAGGTTTCTGATTCCGCTGCATATTTGGAAATGCTTAATAAATTGGACCAAGAGACGAGTTTTATGTTGTTTGAACCTGGTGAGCGTAGTATGACAGAGGATGAAATAATTGCTAGAGTAAATAATAAAGGTAGTGAAACATTTGTTGTGGCTGATAAGGGGGAGCTAGGTGGTTTTATCTCTATTTCCCGTGGATTCGCTAAAAGAATAAACCACATGGGATATGTTGTAATGGGAATACTTAAAACCCACCAAGGCAGAGGGTTAGGAACAAAGCTATTTGGGGAAGTAATAAATTGGGCAAAAGAAAATGGAATTACAAGACTTGAATTAACAGTAATGACCCATAATACGGCCGCATTAGCATTATATAAAAAGATGGGTTTTCTGGTCGAAGGAACTAGAAAAAAAGCAATGAAAGTTGAAGGAAAATACGTTGATGAATATTACATGGGTAAAATTATATGA
- a CDS encoding ABC-F family ATP-binding cassette domain-containing protein, translating to MISTSNLTLQYGARALFKDVNIKFTPGNCYGLIGANGAGKSTFLKILSGEIEPTNGDVVIPSNQRLGVLKQNHFEFDEYEVLKTVIMGHKRLLQIMEEKEVYYAKTDFSDEDGIKLAELEGEFAELNGWDAESDAATMLNGLGITDEYHYKKMEELNGSEKVKVLLAQALFGNPDILLLDEPTNHLDIQSIKWLENFLHNFDNTVIVVSHDRHFLNQVCTHIADIDFGKIQVYAGNYDFWYESSQLAQQQARDVNKKTEAKMKELQDFIRRFSANASKSKQATSRKKILENLKLEDIRPSSRKYPFIDFKPDREVGNDLLSVNDLSKSVEGEVLLNDISFVVNKGDKIAIIGNNEVAKTTLFDILAEEDKQDNGEFKWGVTTSRSYFPKDNSQYFDNCELSLVDWLRQFSEEKSESFIRGWLGRMLFSGEEALKKAKVLSGGEKVRCMLSRMMLSGANVLLLDEPTNHLDLESITALNDGLINYKGTLIFTSHDHQIIQTVANRIIEITPDGIIDKQTTYDEYLEWREANK from the coding sequence ATGATTAGTACTAGTAATTTAACCCTGCAATATGGTGCTAGGGCTCTTTTTAAAGATGTAAACATTAAGTTCACTCCTGGTAATTGTTACGGCCTTATCGGTGCCAATGGTGCCGGTAAGTCAACATTTCTAAAAATTCTTTCTGGTGAAATCGAACCTACCAATGGTGATGTTGTTATTCCTTCTAATCAACGTTTAGGGGTTCTTAAGCAAAATCACTTTGAATTCGATGAGTACGAAGTATTAAAGACTGTTATCATGGGTCATAAAAGACTCCTTCAGATCATGGAAGAAAAAGAAGTATATTATGCTAAAACTGATTTTTCCGATGAAGACGGTATTAAGCTTGCTGAGCTTGAAGGAGAGTTTGCGGAGTTAAATGGTTGGGATGCCGAGTCAGATGCTGCTACTATGCTTAATGGCTTAGGTATAACTGACGAATATCATTATAAAAAAATGGAAGAGTTAAATGGTAGTGAGAAAGTTAAAGTCCTTCTGGCCCAAGCTCTTTTTGGCAATCCAGATATTCTACTACTGGACGAGCCCACTAACCACTTGGATATCCAATCAATTAAATGGTTGGAAAACTTCCTACACAACTTTGATAACACAGTTATTGTTGTATCCCATGATAGACATTTTTTAAATCAAGTATGTACTCACATAGCTGACATAGACTTTGGTAAAATCCAAGTGTATGCAGGTAACTATGACTTCTGGTATGAATCAAGCCAGTTGGCTCAACAACAAGCCAGGGATGTAAACAAGAAAACTGAAGCTAAGATGAAAGAACTTCAAGATTTCATTAGACGTTTTAGTGCAAATGCTTCTAAATCTAAACAGGCTACTTCTAGAAAAAAAATACTAGAAAACCTTAAATTAGAAGACATTAGACCTTCTTCTAGAAAGTATCCTTTTATTGATTTTAAGCCTGACAGAGAGGTTGGTAATGACCTACTTTCTGTTAACGATCTTTCTAAGTCTGTAGAAGGTGAAGTTTTATTAAATGACATTAGTTTCGTTGTTAATAAAGGCGATAAAATAGCCATCATCGGAAATAACGAGGTAGCTAAGACCACTCTTTTCGATATTTTAGCTGAAGAGGATAAGCAAGATAACGGTGAATTTAAATGGGGCGTTACAACTTCCCGTTCTTACTTTCCTAAGGACAATTCCCAGTACTTCGATAACTGTGAACTAAGTCTAGTTGATTGGCTAAGACAGTTTTCAGAGGAAAAATCAGAGTCCTTTATTAGGGGATGGCTAGGTAGAATGTTATTCTCAGGCGAAGAGGCCCTTAAAAAAGCTAAGGTTCTTTCCGGTGGTGAAAAAGTTAGGTGTATGCTTTCAAGGATGATGCTAAGTGGAGCAAACGTATTGCTTTTAGATGAGCCTACAAACCATTTAGACCTTGAATCAATCACAGCCTTAAATGATGGTCTAATTAACTATAAAGGTACCCTAATCTTCACTTCCCATGACCATCAAATAATTCAAACAGTAGCAAACAGGATCATAGAAATAACTCCTGATGGTATTATTGATAAGCAAACTACTTATGATGAATACCTTGAATGGAGAGAAGCAAATAAATAA
- a CDS encoding DUF116 domain-containing protein, with translation MDVITYNLMEDLAEDSQKFYEDIAKLTDEILNESKPFLATSLGLYNKFLINKGIKTLSYPQYMLETLMLGVLWITYSKYAMDIKRKNRTILIKIDLLRRKSKYMKPVYNSLKGLFTEVLLANNSKIRTTNVEKNLESLDKLILWLEASGEFKTEIIRINRLKNFLSTLSKDSSEEFLKQVASMAQWYEKKSNKVLGTYTRNVQAFLDGSKVNNKWREDAIFRQRARVEYHLNMLGAEILNREYRKEFLKTSKKILLLPVCMKKYYKCSAKKSERFYTCNKCSDTCEITQLEQLGNKLGFEVLIIPHESSVSAIESHETLFEKNTGVIGVACVLKLIAGGWMLEDMGVPAQCIILDYCGCKNHWHDKGIETKINLNKLNKILDKQAK, from the coding sequence ATGGATGTAATAACATATAACTTAATGGAAGATTTAGCTGAGGATTCACAAAAGTTTTATGAAGATATAGCCAAATTAACAGATGAGATTTTAAATGAAAGTAAACCTTTTTTGGCAACGAGTTTAGGTCTATACAACAAATTCTTAATAAATAAAGGTATAAAGACATTATCATATCCTCAATATATGCTTGAAACCTTAATGTTAGGAGTGCTTTGGATAACATATAGCAAATATGCCATGGACATTAAAAGAAAAAATAGAACCATCCTAATAAAGATCGATCTACTGCGGCGTAAAAGTAAATATATGAAACCTGTTTACAACTCATTAAAAGGGTTGTTTACAGAAGTATTATTAGCAAATAATAGTAAGATAAGGACTACTAATGTAGAGAAAAACTTGGAAAGCCTAGATAAATTAATACTGTGGTTAGAAGCCAGTGGTGAGTTTAAAACAGAAATAATTAGAATTAATAGGTTAAAAAATTTTTTAAGTACATTATCGAAAGATAGCAGTGAGGAATTTTTAAAACAAGTGGCCTCCATGGCGCAGTGGTACGAAAAAAAGAGTAATAAAGTTCTAGGGACTTATACTAGGAACGTACAAGCTTTTTTAGATGGCAGTAAAGTAAATAACAAGTGGCGCGAAGATGCTATCTTTCGTCAAAGGGCAAGGGTAGAGTATCATCTTAATATGCTGGGAGCTGAAATATTAAACAGGGAATACCGAAAGGAGTTTTTAAAAACTAGTAAAAAAATCTTGCTACTACCTGTTTGTATGAAAAAATATTACAAATGCTCTGCAAAAAAAAGTGAGCGTTTCTACACCTGCAATAAATGTAGTGATACCTGTGAAATAACTCAACTTGAACAATTAGGAAATAAACTAGGATTTGAGGTATTGATTATCCCTCATGAATCATCTGTTTCAGCAATTGAGTCCCATGAAACTCTATTTGAAAAAAATACAGGAGTCATTGGTGTGGCTTGTGTTCTTAAACTTATTGCAGGAGGTTGGATGTTAGAGGATATGGGTGTACCAGCTCAGTGTATAATACTTGACTATTGTGGATGCAAAAACCACTGGCATGATAAAGGGATAGAAACAAAGATAAACTTGAACAAGCTTAATAAAATATTAGATAAACAAGCAAAATAA
- a CDS encoding zinc ribbon domain-containing protein, with translation MGKKLTTSGITVLVLGVIIALVGLIMFFSVFFSVFNMGFSEPDPFGPGFGNDFGPGFGGVNISRAFIGAPLFGLGCFLAKVGLGMTIAGQAGNAVKWYKNNVNDSSGSSNKCKQCGSDNNLQAKYCNACGQQLN, from the coding sequence ATGGGGAAAAAACTAACAACTTCTGGTATAACTGTTTTAGTCCTCGGAGTAATCATCGCCTTGGTGGGCCTCATCATGTTTTTTTCAGTATTCTTTAGTGTGTTTAACATGGGATTCAGTGAACCTGATCCTTTTGGTCCTGGTTTTGGTAATGATTTCGGTCCAGGTTTTGGTGGCGTAAATATTTCAAGGGCATTTATAGGAGCCCCCCTGTTTGGTTTAGGTTGTTTCTTAGCTAAAGTTGGGCTGGGAATGACAATTGCAGGTCAGGCTGGTAATGCTGTCAAATGGTACAAAAATAATGTCAACGATTCTAGTGGATCTAGCAATAAATGTAAGCAATGTGGTTCTGATAATAATTTACAGGCTAAGTACTGCAACGCTTGTGGGCAGCAGTTGAATTAA
- a CDS encoding SDR family oxidoreductase, producing MKNKVVLITGANSGVGKATATELARMGATIIMACRNKERGEEALKEVRERSNSKKVELMLCDLASLSDIRCFCEKFEEKYQRLDVLINNAGVILPRRQLTKDGFEMQLGVNHFGHFLLTNLLLNLLTNSSHARIINVSSGAHKVGKIQFEDLGLEKRYNLMKAYSRSKLANILFTYELARRLEGTGVTVNCLHPGAVSTNMGVDRETGFGKLIHKILKGFLQTPLEGAATSIYLATSKEVEGVSGKYFYKQKPIESSKSSHDIDLAKRLWNVSEAVVGLKE from the coding sequence ATGAAGAATAAAGTAGTATTAATAACAGGTGCCAATTCGGGAGTAGGTAAAGCTACAGCTACAGAATTAGCTAGAATGGGAGCAACTATAATAATGGCCTGTAGGAATAAAGAGAGGGGTGAAGAAGCATTAAAAGAGGTTAGGGAAAGAAGTAACAGTAAGAAAGTGGAGTTGATGCTCTGTGATTTAGCATCCCTTTCAGATATTAGATGCTTTTGTGAGAAGTTTGAGGAGAAATATCAGAGATTAGATGTTTTGATAAACAATGCCGGTGTAATCCTTCCAAGGAGACAGCTTACAAAAGACGGATTTGAAATGCAACTTGGTGTAAATCATTTTGGTCATTTTTTGCTTACTAACCTACTATTGAACCTTTTAACTAATAGTTCCCATGCTCGTATTATAAATGTATCCTCAGGAGCTCATAAAGTGGGGAAAATACAATTTGAAGATCTAGGGCTTGAAAAAAGGTATAATCTAATGAAAGCATACTCTAGGTCTAAACTTGCAAATATATTATTTACTTATGAACTGGCAAGAAGGCTTGAAGGAACTGGCGTTACGGTTAACTGTTTACACCCTGGAGCTGTTTCCACAAATATGGGTGTGGACAGGGAAACAGGATTTGGAAAGCTTATACATAAAATCCTTAAAGGGTTCTTACAAACACCACTAGAAGGTGCAGCTACTTCCATTTATTTAGCTACTTCTAAAGAGGTAGAAGGTGTTAGTGGAAAATACTTTTATAAACAAAAACCTATAGAGTCATCAAAAAGCTCCCATGATATAGACCTAGCTAAAAGGCTTTGGAATGTAAGCGAGGCTGTTGTAGGTCTTAAAGAGTAG
- a CDS encoding IS1634 family transposase: MRLQIVSSKNAASLYVVKSIYENGKRSSKVVEKLGTVADLEKKLIDQDPIEWAKNYVEELNKKEKEEKREVLVKYSPSKLIDKGEPRLFNGGYLFLQKIYHDLGLHKICMEISQKYKFDFDLDSILSRLIYGRIIFPSSKLATYELSKKFIEQPKYDLHQIYRALEILAKETDFIQSSLYKNSLKVSKRNTGVLYYDCTNYFFEIEQGDGIKQYGPSKEHRPNPIVQMGLFMDGDGIPLAFSINRGNMNEQLTLKPLEKKIVSDFELSKFIVCTDAGLASEANRKFNDKDGRAFITTQSIKKLKAHLKKWALDPDGWKLPGSKKNYDISELDEMIDKATPEDKAKISAKVYFKERWIKENGFEQRLIVTYSIKYRDYQRKIRNSQIERAQKTIDTNPTKIKKCNANDYKRFIHKTSYTPDGEIAKKEIYSIDQAIIQKEEAFDGFYGVCTNLEDDVPEIIKVNHRRWEIEECFRIMKSEFKARPVFLKKDDRIEAHFSTCFISLVIYRMLEKRLKEEFTCHEIISELRDMNFKEIKGEGYEPLYTRTDFTDALHEAFDFRTDYQIVTKSKMKKILKDTKK; this comes from the coding sequence ATGAGACTACAAATTGTTAGTTCAAAAAATGCCGCATCTTTATATGTGGTTAAGTCTATTTACGAAAATGGAAAGCGCTCTTCTAAAGTTGTTGAAAAGCTCGGTACCGTTGCTGATTTAGAAAAAAAATTAATCGACCAAGATCCCATAGAATGGGCAAAAAATTACGTAGAAGAACTTAACAAAAAAGAAAAGGAAGAAAAAAGGGAAGTTCTTGTAAAGTACTCCCCCTCAAAACTTATTGATAAAGGTGAACCACGCTTGTTTAACGGCGGTTACCTATTCCTGCAAAAAATATATCATGATCTTGGGCTACACAAGATTTGTATGGAAATATCACAAAAATATAAGTTTGATTTTGATTTAGACTCGATTCTTTCCAGGCTTATTTACGGTAGAATTATCTTCCCTTCTTCAAAACTTGCTACATATGAGCTTTCTAAAAAGTTTATAGAACAACCCAAATATGATTTGCATCAAATATACAGAGCTCTTGAAATTCTTGCTAAGGAGACAGACTTTATCCAGTCCTCCTTGTACAAAAATAGCTTGAAGGTCTCCAAAAGAAATACCGGCGTTCTTTACTATGATTGCACCAATTACTTTTTTGAAATAGAGCAGGGAGATGGTATAAAGCAGTATGGTCCGTCAAAAGAACACAGACCAAACCCGATAGTCCAAATGGGGCTATTCATGGACGGGGATGGCATTCCTCTGGCTTTTAGCATTAACAGGGGGAATATGAATGAGCAACTGACTCTAAAACCATTGGAAAAGAAAATCGTTTCTGATTTTGAGCTTTCTAAATTTATCGTGTGCACAGATGCTGGGTTGGCTTCAGAAGCTAATCGAAAGTTTAACGACAAGGATGGTCGAGCTTTTATTACCACACAATCTATTAAAAAATTAAAAGCACACCTGAAGAAATGGGCTCTTGATCCTGATGGCTGGAAACTTCCAGGCAGCAAAAAAAACTATGATATTTCTGAACTCGATGAAATGATAGATAAGGCTACTCCTGAAGATAAAGCAAAAATAAGTGCAAAGGTCTATTTCAAAGAACGTTGGATCAAAGAAAATGGCTTTGAACAAAGATTGATTGTAACTTATTCGATCAAATACAGGGATTATCAGCGCAAAATCCGCAACTCACAAATAGAACGTGCTCAAAAGACTATAGATACAAACCCGACAAAAATCAAGAAATGTAATGCTAACGATTACAAAAGATTTATTCATAAAACGAGCTATACTCCTGATGGTGAAATTGCAAAGAAAGAAATATACAGCATTGATCAAGCTATCATCCAAAAAGAAGAAGCTTTTGATGGTTTTTATGGAGTTTGTACAAATCTTGAGGATGATGTACCTGAAATAATTAAGGTAAATCACAGGAGATGGGAAATCGAGGAATGCTTTAGGATTATGAAAAGTGAATTCAAAGCAAGACCTGTATTCTTAAAAAAAGATGACCGTATTGAAGCACATTTCAGCACATGCTTTATATCTTTAGTCATCTATAGAATGCTAGAAAAGCGACTTAAAGAGGAATTTACCTGTCATGAAATTATTAGTGAATTAAGAGATATGAATTTCAAAGAAATTAAGGGAGAAGGATATGAGCCCTTATATACTAGAACCGATTTTACCGATGCTTTACATGAAGCCTTTGACTTTCGCACAGACTACCAAATTGTAACAAAAAGCAAGATGAAAAAGATTCTAAAAGATACAAAGAAGTAA
- the ileS gene encoding isoleucine--tRNA ligase — MEKFKELSNAPVKENEAIVSDFWDSVDLLQKTVDVREGSKPFVFFEGPPTANGKPGIHHVISRTLKDSVCRYKTMEGFQVKRKAGWDTHGLPVELEVEKQLKLSSKTDIENYGLAEFNHKCRESVFTYEKLWRDMTRRMGYLIDLENPYITLDNDYIESVWWILDKFNKEGYIYEGHKILPYCPRCGTGLASHEVAQGYKEIKSNTVIVPFKVKDKDEYFLVWTTTPWTLASNVALAVHPNETYVKALKDGKVYIVEKTLSSKVLKEDYEIIEEVKGTDLEHTEYEQLMPFVKPDKKAFFVTVADYVTTGDGTGIVHIAPAFGEDDYHVGLKYNLPVLQPVDDAGKYTTTPWEGKFVMDCDVDIIKWLHGEGKLFSKEKIDHNYPHCWRCQTPLLYYGKPSWFIEVTKMKDQLIANNNTVEWYPSYVGEKRFGNWLENLNDWAISRNRYWGTPLNVWKCECGHKESVGSRQELMDRAIEDIDETVELHRPFVDDIHLRCEKCQGSMTRVPEVIDCWFDSGAMPFAQHHYPFKNKENFDQLFPADYICEGIDQTRGWFYSLLAISTFVTGKAPYKKVLVNDLILDKEGRKMSKSKGNTVDPFELFDMYGADVLRWYLLYVSPAWSPTKFDIEGLKEVQSKFFGTLKNVYTFFTLYANTDEINPKDFFVDYNKRPELDRWLLSKFNTLVSEVKSDMDVLDLTKAVRKIQEFVNEDLSNWYIRRARRRFWAAELDDDKKAVYNTTYEVLEGVARLVAPFAPYLSEEVYRNLTGELSVHLADYPVVNETLIDKHVEERMDLVRDLVGLGRSARVQCKIKIRQPLQKMIIDGAHYDLTHDLVPLMQEELNIKDVEFAKNLDNFMNYSLKPNFKVAGPILGGKIKLLGPALGKVNASEVIPKLEAGETISVDLGEETLELNKELVMINISSKEGFTVEMENNLFVILDTTLTQELINEGYAREFVSKVQQMRKSSGFEVMDNISIVYDADEEVSAAVENFKEYIKSETLALSIEKVQDDSLEKQDLNDHLTGIGVKKI, encoded by the coding sequence GTGGAAAAATTTAAAGAGTTATCCAATGCCCCAGTTAAAGAAAATGAAGCTATTGTTTCGGATTTCTGGGATAGTGTGGATCTACTTCAAAAGACTGTTGATGTCAGAGAAGGATCTAAACCATTTGTATTTTTTGAGGGTCCCCCCACTGCAAATGGCAAGCCAGGTATCCACCACGTAATCTCTAGAACATTAAAGGATTCTGTGTGTAGATACAAAACCATGGAGGGATTCCAAGTTAAAAGAAAGGCAGGTTGGGATACCCATGGCCTACCTGTGGAGCTTGAAGTGGAAAAACAACTAAAACTATCTAGCAAAACAGATATAGAAAATTACGGTTTAGCAGAGTTTAACCATAAGTGCCGTGAGTCTGTATTTACCTATGAAAAGCTTTGGAGAGATATGACTAGGAGAATGGGTTACCTTATCGATCTTGAAAATCCGTATATCACCCTAGACAACGACTATATAGAATCAGTTTGGTGGATTTTAGATAAGTTTAATAAAGAAGGCTATATCTATGAAGGTCATAAGATATTACCCTATTGCCCCAGATGTGGAACTGGTCTTGCTTCCCACGAGGTTGCACAAGGATATAAGGAAATTAAATCTAATACTGTAATTGTTCCATTTAAAGTAAAAGACAAGGATGAATACTTCCTTGTTTGGACAACAACTCCTTGGACATTGGCTTCAAATGTTGCCTTAGCTGTACATCCAAATGAAACTTATGTAAAAGCTTTAAAGGATGGTAAAGTTTATATCGTCGAAAAAACACTGTCCAGTAAAGTTCTTAAGGAAGACTATGAAATAATCGAAGAAGTAAAAGGTACAGACTTAGAGCATACAGAGTATGAGCAACTTATGCCATTTGTAAAGCCAGATAAAAAAGCCTTCTTCGTAACCGTTGCAGATTATGTAACAACCGGTGATGGTACAGGTATTGTTCATATAGCACCTGCATTTGGTGAAGATGACTACCATGTTGGACTTAAATACAATCTTCCTGTACTACAACCTGTTGATGATGCAGGTAAGTACACAACAACACCATGGGAAGGTAAATTTGTAATGGACTGTGATGTTGATATTATCAAATGGTTACATGGTGAAGGAAAATTGTTTAGCAAAGAAAAAATTGATCATAACTACCCACATTGCTGGAGATGTCAAACACCTCTTTTATACTACGGAAAGCCAAGTTGGTTCATCGAAGTAACCAAGATGAAAGATCAGCTTATTGCTAACAACAACACAGTTGAGTGGTACCCAAGCTATGTTGGTGAAAAACGTTTCGGCAACTGGCTAGAAAATCTAAATGACTGGGCTATTTCAAGAAACCGTTACTGGGGTACTCCACTAAATGTATGGAAATGTGAATGTGGCCATAAAGAGTCTGTAGGTTCAAGACAAGAACTTATGGACAGAGCCATAGAAGATATCGATGAAACAGTTGAGCTGCATAGACCTTTTGTAGATGACATTCACTTAAGATGTGAAAAGTGCCAAGGCTCCATGACCCGTGTACCAGAAGTAATTGACTGCTGGTTTGACAGTGGTGCCATGCCTTTTGCACAACACCATTACCCATTTAAAAACAAGGAAAACTTTGATCAATTATTCCCTGCAGATTACATCTGTGAAGGTATTGACCAAACTCGTGGATGGTTCTATTCACTACTGGCCATTTCTACATTTGTTACAGGAAAAGCGCCTTATAAAAAGGTTTTGGTTAATGACCTTATCTTAGACAAAGAAGGACGTAAAATGTCTAAGTCAAAGGGCAATACAGTTGACCCATTTGAACTATTTGATATGTATGGTGCAGATGTATTAAGATGGTACCTTCTTTATGTTTCCCCTGCTTGGTCACCAACTAAGTTTGATATAGAAGGACTAAAGGAAGTACAAAGTAAGTTCTTTGGTACCCTTAAAAATGTTTATACATTCTTTACCCTATATGCAAACACCGATGAAATTAACCCTAAGGATTTTTTCGTTGACTATAACAAGCGCCCTGAATTAGATAGGTGGTTATTATCCAAATTCAACACCCTTGTTAGTGAAGTTAAATCCGACATGGATGTATTAGACCTTACTAAAGCTGTTAGGAAGATCCAGGAGTTCGTTAATGAGGATTTATCAAACTGGTATATCCGTCGTGCTCGCCGTCGATTCTGGGCTGCAGAGTTAGATGACGACAAAAAAGCTGTTTACAACACCACATATGAAGTTTTAGAGGGTGTTGCTAGATTAGTTGCTCCTTTCGCACCATATCTATCGGAGGAAGTTTACAGAAACTTAACTGGAGAACTTTCTGTTCATCTAGCTGATTACCCAGTTGTTAATGAGACACTAATTGATAAACATGTTGAAGAAAGAATGGATCTTGTAAGGGATTTAGTGGGACTTGGACGTTCTGCTAGGGTTCAGTGTAAAATCAAAATCCGTCAACCCCTTCAGAAAATGATTATCGATGGTGCCCATTATGACCTAACTCATGATTTAGTTCCACTTATGCAAGAGGAACTAAATATAAAAGATGTTGAGTTTGCTAAAAACCTTGATAACTTCATGAACTATAGCCTGAAGCCTAACTTTAAAGTAGCAGGCCCAATACTTGGTGGTAAAATTAAGCTACTAGGCCCTGCACTGGGTAAAGTTAATGCCAGTGAAGTAATTCCAAAGTTAGAAGCTGGCGAAACCATTAGCGTAGATCTAGGCGAGGAAACCTTAGAGCTTAACAAAGAGCTTGTTATGATTAACATCTCTTCTAAAGAAGGATTCACCGTTGAGATGGAAAACAATCTATTTGTTATCCTAGATACCACTTTAACCCAAGAGCTAATCAATGAAGGGTATGCCCGTGAGTTTGTATCTAAGGTACAGCAAATGAGAAAAAGTAGTGGTTTTGAAGTCATGGACAATATCAGCATTGTCTATGATGCAGATGAGGAAGTTTCAGCTGCAGTTGAAAACTTTAAAGAGTATATTAAATCCGAGACACTGGCCCTATCCATCGAGAAAGTTCAAGATGATTCCTTAGAAAAACAAGATTTAAATGATCATCTAACAGGAATTGGTGTAAAAAAAATATAA